In Natronomonas halophila, one DNA window encodes the following:
- a CDS encoding transcription initiation factor IIB, with amino-acid sequence MASRNIYEQTFDEDVQQNEHNTCPECSSRVTSNTHETVCDDCGLVVEDQEMDRGPEWREFHNDEGGRRVGAPNTVARHDRGIGTDIGRKQDSSGRELKGRKRRQLHRLRREHTRAKVSSKADRNRITGFTEIRRMTAALGLPTSVRDQACQLFRTAQDSDLLRGRSIEAIASGCLYAVCRLNEHPRSFEAIARVSKIDEERIRTGYTALNRELDLPVPPADPSQYVPQVASAVDASQETRRRAQTLLDTADNDQIANGRNPLGSAAGALYLAGQETGEYLKQNALADAADVSAVTVRERYRDLEGARR; translated from the coding sequence ATGGCTTCGAGAAACATCTACGAGCAGACGTTCGACGAGGACGTACAGCAAAACGAACACAACACCTGCCCGGAGTGCAGTAGCCGAGTAACATCGAATACCCACGAGACGGTCTGTGACGACTGCGGACTTGTCGTCGAGGACCAGGAGATGGATCGTGGCCCGGAGTGGCGGGAGTTCCACAACGACGAAGGCGGCCGGCGCGTCGGTGCGCCGAACACCGTCGCCCGACACGACCGCGGTATCGGGACGGACATCGGCCGGAAGCAGGACTCCAGTGGACGGGAACTCAAGGGGCGAAAACGACGCCAACTGCATCGGCTGCGTCGCGAGCACACCCGAGCGAAGGTCAGCTCGAAGGCCGACCGAAACCGCATCACTGGGTTCACCGAGATTCGGCGGATGACGGCCGCGCTCGGCTTACCGACGAGCGTTCGTGATCAGGCGTGTCAACTCTTCCGAACGGCCCAAGATTCGGATCTCCTGCGAGGCCGATCCATCGAGGCAATCGCATCAGGGTGTCTCTACGCGGTCTGCCGTCTCAACGAACATCCTCGGTCGTTCGAGGCGATTGCACGGGTCTCGAAGATCGACGAAGAGCGCATTCGCACCGGATACACCGCGTTGAATCGGGAACTCGATCTGCCCGTGCCGCCAGCAGATCCGTCGCAGTACGTCCCACAGGTAGCGTCGGCGGTCGACGCTTCACAGGAAACTCGGCGGCGAGCGCAGACACTTCTCGATACCGCGGACAACGACCAGATCGCGAACGGTCGGAATCCACTCGGTTCGGCTGCTGGAGCGCTGTATCTCGCCGGACAGGAGACCGGCGAGTATCTGAAACAGAACGCACTCGCGGATGCTGCCGACGTCTCAGCAGTGACCGTTCGGGAGCGCTATCGGGATCTCGAGGGCGCGCGGCGATAA
- a CDS encoding type II toxin-antitoxin system PemK/MazF family toxin, which produces MNDEDATVVFERGDVVYGNDPFKGEENARPWLILSNHEGRPFHGEQYIVVTLTSTSWLDGLIEIPDESWLRGGTPDESRIVPWGVQSIDHEDIDFWQGRLESELVDEAAVSLIEELQ; this is translated from the coding sequence GTGAACGATGAGGATGCGACTGTGGTTTTCGAGAGAGGGGACGTCGTCTATGGGAACGATCCGTTCAAGGGTGAAGAGAACGCTCGGCCGTGGCTCATCCTCTCGAATCACGAAGGGCGTCCGTTCCACGGCGAGCAGTACATCGTGGTGACGTTAACGTCGACATCGTGGCTGGATGGTCTCATTGAGATTCCAGATGAGAGTTGGCTCCGTGGTGGAACACCAGACGAGAGCCGAATCGTTCCATGGGGAGTCCAATCGATCGACCACGAAGACATCGATTTCTGGCAGGGGCGTTTAGAGAGCGAACTCGTCGACGAGGCTGCTGTTTCTCTAATTGAGGAACTACAGTAG
- a CDS encoding MarR family transcriptional regulator, producing MSIDRDTFENTSEEELAGLSVPDQVLGFLVANDNRAFKAREIASQIGVDEGAVSTALSRLKDRSLVEHKATYWAVTDDTDRLEGYSGYERATALFNEQLGEEDKESWREHAPSEPHPSMEDE from the coding sequence ATGTCCATTGATCGAGACACCTTCGAGAACACGAGCGAGGAGGAACTCGCGGGGCTTTCAGTCCCTGATCAAGTACTCGGATTCCTCGTTGCAAACGACAATCGTGCGTTCAAGGCACGCGAAATCGCGTCCCAGATAGGCGTTGATGAGGGGGCGGTCAGCACCGCACTCTCGCGGTTGAAGGACCGTAGTTTAGTTGAGCACAAGGCGACATACTGGGCGGTAACCGACGACACCGACCGACTCGAAGGATATAGTGGCTACGAGCGGGCGACAGCCCTGTTCAACGAGCAATTAGGAGAAGAGGACAAGGAATCGTGGCGAGAGCATGCTCCCAGCGAGCCGCATCCGAGTATGGAGGACGAATAG
- a CDS encoding type II toxin-antitoxin system RelE family toxin has translation MAYEISFRRGLEAAFETLDSEAAAQIQKKLERVATDEWRSPADWSYKSWGGQSTGKFNWGSHRVFADIDESAGKIIVDESLHRENLYR, from the coding sequence ATGGCCTACGAAATTTCCTTCCGGCGTGGACTCGAAGCGGCTTTTGAAACCCTCGACAGCGAGGCTGCAGCCCAGATTCAGAAGAAGCTTGAGCGTGTCGCGACTGACGAGTGGCGGTCGCCTGCAGACTGGAGCTACAAATCGTGGGGCGGCCAGTCGACCGGGAAGTTCAACTGGGGGTCTCACCGTGTTTTCGCGGATATCGATGAATCAGCAGGCAAAATTATCGTTGATGAGTCTCTCCATCGGGAGAACCTCTATAGGTAG
- a CDS encoding metallophosphoesterase: MITREGVQHDRRLTDSIRLTVTAVNTQPNHPRSTELKAIDEDGDQLHVITWKTHNVSQQWVEGREYELEGARGKRYSTQSGDRVEIHSTTAFQAREVSQTAATRICVVGDTHVGYRHRPRSNKASWSYDVDNRETFTKVLRRARNQNVDAVIHAGDIFDHETTQSDLDTVHEEVTRTCEQGIAFYFVQGNHDKEAGRRLLKRLTAEQSECIRLTTEETSISGKGESLNAYGYDHSGAELPSLSPDHRFHTLGVPEVLVIHDTPFPVVDEQNVNIYSPEQLDLRDFLTESTVTPDLIIAGHLHVGSEGTVRDHDVPVLTTGPTAPISDSTEDNDPSTWLLTVTGDSPEISRQPL, from the coding sequence GTGATTACTCGTGAAGGTGTGCAGCACGATAGACGTCTTACTGACTCAATACGCCTCACCGTTACCGCTGTAAACACACAGCCCAACCACCCTCGCAGTACCGAATTGAAAGCAATCGATGAGGATGGGGACCAACTCCACGTCATCACTTGGAAGACACACAATGTCAGCCAGCAGTGGGTAGAAGGACGAGAGTACGAGCTCGAAGGCGCACGTGGGAAACGGTACTCCACCCAATCAGGGGACCGAGTCGAGATACATAGCACTACGGCGTTCCAAGCCCGGGAAGTTAGCCAGACAGCGGCTACTCGAATCTGCGTCGTCGGCGATACCCACGTTGGATACCGACACCGTCCACGGAGCAATAAGGCGTCCTGGAGTTACGATGTCGATAACCGCGAGACCTTCACGAAAGTACTCCGCCGAGCCCGAAACCAGAATGTCGATGCGGTAATCCACGCTGGCGATATCTTCGATCACGAGACAACACAGTCCGATTTAGACACGGTTCATGAGGAAGTGACGCGCACATGCGAGCAGGGAATCGCCTTCTATTTTGTCCAAGGAAACCACGACAAGGAAGCTGGTCGGCGACTCCTGAAACGGCTAACGGCGGAACAATCGGAGTGCATCCGGCTCACGACCGAGGAGACGTCCATCTCGGGGAAGGGTGAATCTCTGAATGCGTATGGTTATGACCACTCAGGAGCAGAGCTCCCATCATTATCTCCCGACCATCGGTTCCACACTCTCGGAGTTCCAGAGGTACTGGTTATCCACGATACACCGTTCCCCGTCGTAGACGAACAGAACGTGAATATCTACTCACCCGAGCAACTCGACCTTCGGGATTTCCTCACAGAATCGACAGTCACACCGGACCTCATCATCGCGGGCCACCTGCACGTAGGGAGCGAAGGGACGGTTCGTGACCACGATGTACCCGTCCTGACTACGGGCCCAACAGCACCGATTAGTGATTCGACAGAGGACAACGACCCCTCGACTTGGCTACTAACAGTTACAGGGGACTCACCGGAGATTAGCCGCCAGCCATTATGA
- a CDS encoding zinc ribbon domain-containing protein, producing MSNSISGNTTPSIQDYQEVLISIAIGSVKALDNLLLVNRDEGDSSVVDKDRGISEYIDIFEESMELKGDFMDSRKMFAACKSNAGLAASIDGRLKIYAKLDEQLANFFNSFTSFIKGASIYAGICPECSLNIPPSNKCTNCGEQYGSSDGLICDECGIEIQPQYDFCPSCEAELPDVKDVDEQATTARTDYADQQMREALDQITDQLDDLLLSISRVIQKARSEMNLFGWQFCPHCGGEYTVWEKYLDEDSPPRCILCDCTWEKAGLIWKKWKIRSPYEENHTKMSKKEWSKRGKELHNKNEFQKYYDYDKREELVSVIEYINKFVM from the coding sequence ATGTCTAATTCTATTTCCGGGAATACAACACCGAGTATTCAGGATTACCAAGAGGTGTTAATCTCTATCGCTATAGGGAGCGTAAAAGCATTAGATAATTTATTATTAGTGAACAGGGATGAAGGAGACAGTTCGGTCGTCGACAAAGATAGGGGGATAAGCGAATATATAGATATTTTTGAGGAGTCTATGGAATTAAAAGGAGATTTCATGGATAGCCGCAAAATGTTTGCGGCATGCAAATCTAATGCTGGCCTCGCAGCTTCGATAGATGGACGGCTAAAAATCTATGCTAAACTGGATGAACAGTTAGCTAACTTTTTCAATTCATTCACCTCTTTCATAAAAGGAGCCAGTATTTATGCTGGCATCTGTCCTGAGTGCTCGTTGAATATTCCACCTTCGAATAAGTGTACCAACTGTGGAGAACAATACGGGTCATCAGATGGCCTCATCTGCGATGAATGTGGCATCGAGATACAGCCACAGTATGACTTTTGTCCCTCTTGTGAAGCAGAGCTACCGGACGTCAAGGATGTTGACGAACAAGCAACCACAGCGAGGACCGACTATGCCGACCAACAGATGAGGGAAGCATTAGACCAGATTACGGACCAGCTTGATGACCTCCTTCTATCGATTAGCAGAGTCATTCAAAAAGCACGATCAGAGATGAATCTGTTCGGCTGGCAATTCTGTCCACATTGCGGTGGCGAGTATACTGTTTGGGAGAAATATCTTGACGAGGATAGCCCGCCCCGTTGTATACTATGTGACTGTACCTGGGAGAAAGCCGGATTGATTTGGAAGAAGTGGAAGATACGGAGCCCATATGAAGAGAATCATACAAAGATGAGTAAAAAGGAGTGGAGTAAGCGAGGTAAAGAGCTACATAACAAGAACGAGTTCCAGAAATACTACGATTATGACAAGAGAGAGGAGTTAGTTAGCGTGATCGAATATATAAATAAATTTGTTATGTAA
- a CDS encoding DNA-binding protein → MQTQAKIDSDVRERVAAADEQERPHGMTLEAQEKWEARQAEKRRTRERADRSQASRREELCRAMTDAKHGGLSSQADPREKLDAETRPEVHKQAHRLEGKCRGGLGFEAIERELAARVADGRSMQDAVLDMVDDVQAAPGAIVALGKLEQVGRKWVDVEAEVAELWEPSSPSMQQVGLLEDETGRTKLTVWKRSHQPIIAEGQTVRIRDAAVSWYKGRPSLALTGRSIVTFPERDAW, encoded by the coding sequence ATGCAGACGCAAGCGAAGATCGACTCGGATGTCCGCGAGCGGGTCGCGGCAGCCGACGAGCAGGAGCGGCCGCATGGGATGACGCTGGAAGCACAGGAGAAGTGGGAAGCCAGACAAGCGGAGAAACGACGGACGCGTGAACGCGCGGATCGGTCGCAGGCGAGTCGGCGCGAGGAACTGTGTCGAGCAATGACGGACGCGAAACACGGTGGGCTGTCGAGTCAGGCTGATCCCCGTGAGAAACTGGATGCGGAGACGCGTCCGGAGGTCCACAAGCAGGCCCATCGGCTGGAAGGCAAGTGTCGCGGTGGACTCGGCTTCGAGGCCATCGAACGAGAGCTGGCCGCGCGGGTCGCGGATGGCCGGTCGATGCAGGACGCGGTGCTGGACATGGTTGACGACGTGCAGGCGGCGCCGGGCGCGATCGTGGCGCTTGGGAAATTGGAGCAGGTAGGTCGCAAGTGGGTCGACGTCGAAGCAGAAGTGGCTGAGTTGTGGGAACCGAGCAGTCCCTCGATGCAACAGGTCGGGCTGCTGGAAGACGAGACGGGACGAACGAAGCTGACCGTGTGGAAGCGGTCGCACCAACCCATCATCGCCGAAGGACAGACAGTGCGCATTAGGGATGCGGCGGTCAGCTGGTACAAGGGCCGACCATCACTCGCGTTGACCGGCCGGTCGATAGTCACCTTCCCCGAGCGGGACGCTTGGTAG
- a CDS encoding tyrosine-type recombinase/integrase, producing MSSETLHPDNKALISRYYRHMLLSGVSAAQRQKVMAHIKIIIDHLEDTSVHDLDKDDIEDLVAWLYTRGTTESTVTDYKQAIKQFWKWMHDGKEPPETKWIQRSRQSARRLLPQSLLTPEDVEALIETGTNPRDRAFIALLWETGARIGELIDLRVGDIEDGLASKYVVVAGKTGARRLLLLESTPYIDEWLQAHPRPRADSFLWCKVDTKQGTPEEQVSYQYLRLRVLERAREQAGIEKPVNPHHFRHSRATYLANYLTEAQMCEWFGWARGSRVPGRYVHLSGRDIDRAYTAMLDEPGYHRLTTSRLDRVDEPSDGHLGAA from the coding sequence GTGAGCTCGGAGACGCTCCATCCGGACAACAAGGCCCTCATCAGCCGCTACTACCGTCACATGCTGCTATCGGGTGTCAGCGCCGCCCAGCGCCAGAAAGTGATGGCCCACATCAAGATTATCATCGACCACCTCGAGGACACGTCGGTTCACGACCTCGACAAAGACGACATCGAAGACCTGGTCGCGTGGCTGTACACTCGCGGGACGACCGAATCGACGGTCACCGATTACAAACAGGCGATCAAGCAGTTCTGGAAGTGGATGCACGACGGTAAGGAGCCGCCGGAGACGAAATGGATCCAACGCAGCCGCCAATCGGCTCGACGCCTCCTCCCACAGAGCCTGCTCACACCCGAGGACGTCGAGGCGCTGATCGAGACCGGCACGAATCCACGCGACCGGGCGTTCATCGCGCTCCTCTGGGAGACGGGCGCGCGTATCGGCGAGTTGATCGACCTCCGGGTCGGCGACATCGAGGACGGTCTCGCGAGCAAGTACGTCGTCGTAGCCGGGAAGACGGGCGCCCGTCGACTGTTGCTGCTGGAATCCACGCCGTACATCGACGAGTGGCTACAAGCACATCCGCGACCGAGGGCCGATTCGTTCCTGTGGTGTAAGGTCGACACGAAACAGGGCACGCCCGAAGAGCAGGTCAGCTATCAGTATCTCCGCCTGCGGGTTCTGGAGCGGGCTCGCGAGCAGGCCGGCATCGAGAAACCGGTGAACCCACACCACTTCCGCCATAGCCGGGCGACGTATCTGGCGAACTACCTGACGGAAGCCCAGATGTGCGAGTGGTTCGGGTGGGCGCGTGGTTCCCGCGTTCCCGGTCGGTACGTCCACCTGTCGGGCCGGGATATCGACCGGGCGTACACTGCGATGCTTGACGAACCGGGGTATCATCGTCTCACGACCTCTCGATTGGACCGAGTCGACGAGCCATCAGATGGACACCTCGGCGCCGCATAA
- a CDS encoding PAS domain-containing sensor histidine kinase gives MGQDISEEAPLYESCKFLQELVRNISEGLLTIDTGGNILYANPVLEDILGYSANNLIGSPLTKIIPDHLVSAHEAGLARYLDTGEKTLDWTGIELLALHKGGHEVPVKISFRAHDYEGQRLFTGVLTEIADRKEREERLEAQNNKLEEQNQQLEEFAHILSHDLQNPLTIAQGYIDLIQREHEIEELEEVEQAISRIGNIIEDTENAIVNEGANNSLVVRTLQEMAQTAWGSVPTGDAELVVADPVWNIRATEGCFLQLLENVFRNAVEHGGSSVTVEVGVLGDGEGFYVEDDGDGISDEMKVELQSSDESKATHSDGYGLQMVEQVAEEHDWRMEITDAENGGARFELTEVEVFV, from the coding sequence ATGGGCCAAGATATATCTGAAGAAGCGCCTCTCTATGAGAGCTGCAAGTTTCTACAGGAGTTAGTCAGGAACATCTCCGAGGGACTATTGACCATCGATACTGGCGGTAACATCCTCTATGCTAATCCCGTGTTGGAAGACATTCTCGGATACAGTGCTAACAACCTGATTGGGAGTCCTCTGACGAAAATCATCCCCGACCATTTAGTCTCAGCGCACGAAGCAGGACTGGCACGATACCTCGATACCGGAGAGAAAACGCTCGATTGGACAGGGATCGAACTTCTGGCGCTCCACAAAGGCGGTCACGAAGTTCCCGTAAAGATTAGCTTTCGGGCACACGACTACGAAGGGCAACGTCTCTTTACGGGCGTTCTCACCGAGATAGCTGACCGGAAAGAGCGTGAAGAACGTCTCGAAGCACAGAACAACAAACTCGAAGAACAAAATCAGCAACTCGAAGAGTTCGCACACATTCTCTCCCACGACCTTCAAAACCCGCTCACGATTGCACAGGGATATATCGATCTAATCCAGAGGGAACACGAGATTGAGGAGTTAGAAGAGGTCGAACAGGCCATCTCCCGGATCGGTAATATCATCGAGGATACGGAGAATGCGATAGTCAATGAAGGCGCCAACAACTCATTGGTGGTACGGACACTCCAAGAGATGGCGCAGACGGCGTGGGGCTCGGTTCCAACGGGGGACGCCGAACTCGTCGTAGCCGATCCAGTATGGAATATCAGGGCGACCGAGGGCTGTTTTCTCCAGTTGCTGGAGAACGTGTTTCGCAACGCGGTCGAACACGGCGGTTCATCCGTCACCGTCGAGGTAGGGGTCCTCGGTGATGGAGAGGGATTTTACGTCGAGGATGATGGTGACGGTATTTCAGACGAGATGAAGGTGGAGCTCCAATCATCCGACGAATCCAAGGCAACACATAGTGATGGATACGGGCTTCAGATGGTCGAACAGGTGGCCGAGGAACACGACTGGCGGATGGAGATTACGGACGCAGAGAACGGTGGGGCGCGGTTCGAGCTCACCGAGGTCGAAGTCTTCGTATAA
- a CDS encoding DUF7261 family protein, producing the protein MSQSGSGAGRGQLLVITALVLAIVLVSLALVLNSAIYTENLSSRSSGNSDDALSVVSITFETIDIHLERVNARHNNSHEDLTQNYTQLTNEFQNAQSNGYANRGISFDATTIGQTNGTQLRQTNQSRAFTNASGDASDWQVAGGVSGISDYTMVVNRDGLYTDGGGDILANSSTVYITNESGTVWQLHIYENTNNNVTVKPVVDGTEEPTCEVDAAEVEIDFVAGAVGGRPCSTLVFAEGLEGTLDIEYHNPDEIAGTYSLRVDVTIDPATNDHYVAFGTGSPTATLNIYATTTRITYDSSEVSYASTQRIVAGEQAYTE; encoded by the coding sequence ATGAGTCAAAGCGGTAGCGGTGCCGGACGAGGACAGTTACTGGTCATTACCGCATTAGTTTTGGCCATAGTACTCGTCAGCCTTGCGCTTGTTCTTAATTCTGCTATTTACACGGAAAACCTCTCATCACGGTCTTCCGGCAATAGTGATGATGCTCTTTCTGTCGTCTCAATAACATTCGAAACTATTGATATCCATCTGGAGAGGGTCAACGCGCGTCACAATAATTCACACGAGGATTTGACGCAAAACTACACACAACTGACCAACGAATTTCAGAATGCTCAATCGAATGGATATGCTAACCGAGGGATTTCATTCGACGCAACGACAATCGGTCAGACGAACGGAACGCAGCTTCGACAGACGAACCAGTCTCGGGCCTTCACTAACGCGAGTGGGGATGCAAGCGATTGGCAAGTCGCAGGGGGTGTCAGCGGTATCAGCGACTATACGATGGTGGTCAATCGAGACGGCCTCTACACCGACGGGGGCGGTGATATTCTGGCGAACTCCTCGACCGTGTATATCACCAACGAAAGCGGAACGGTCTGGCAGTTACATATCTACGAAAACACGAACAACAATGTGACCGTAAAGCCGGTCGTAGATGGGACTGAGGAGCCGACCTGCGAGGTTGACGCCGCCGAAGTTGAGATTGATTTCGTTGCTGGGGCAGTTGGTGGGAGGCCGTGTTCGACGCTTGTGTTTGCAGAGGGGCTTGAGGGAACGCTTGACATCGAGTACCACAACCCTGACGAAATCGCTGGCACCTATTCGTTGCGAGTCGATGTGACTATCGACCCAGCCACGAACGACCACTACGTCGCGTTTGGTACAGGGTCGCCAACAGCGACACTAAACATCTATGCAACGACCACTCGAATAACGTACGATAGTTCTGAGGTCTCATACGCCTCAACCCAACGGATCGTCGCTGGCGAACAAGCGTACACGGAATGA